The window AATCATTGGCCCAAAAGTGCATGAAGAAAAGGTGCGGCTCGTCAGCGAGCATGTGGCTGTGCAGCGCCGTGACCTCGATGCCGTGCTGACGCAAAGCACGGATTACCGGATTGACCTCCGCTGCCAGCAGAACAAAGTCCCCGGTGATGGCGGCGCGTCCATTGCCCGTTGGTTGAAAGTTGATCGCTGTCGCCGTGCCCATCGATGGCGGTACTTCCATGCCTCCTTCGGTGATCTTTTCCGATCGTGGCACGCTCACTTGGTAGATTCCGCCGTTTACCTTGCCTTTGTGGCCAAGGATGGAATCGAGCTGTGCCGTATCGATTCCAATGTTCTGCGCGCTGGCCGCGCTGGCCGGCGGCGCCGACGGTGTCTTGGTCAATGCGAGCGCATCGTGGAGGGCTTTCGCCATTTGCACTGCATCGCCACGGCCTGCGATATGCATGTAAACCACGCGCGGCGTTTCGTGCAGAAGGTGATTGTGAATCGCGGTCTGCTCGATCCCTTGTTGCTGCAGCTTCAGCATCACCGGCCCGACTTCACTATCCGTGAGCACCAAGTCGCCCATCACCATGGCATGATCGCGCGCGCCTTGGAACGCGACCCATGATCCCAGCGCGAGACCTGCCTGGATCGGCGTGCCGGCCACCGAAACTTTCAGGTCCGATCGCGGCATGCCGAACTTGAAGGCGCCATCCGGTTGCAGTTTTCCCGGGCGGCCCATGGCCGCCTCGACTGCCTTCCAGTCGCCGTTCTCGTCAGCGGTTTTGCCCTGTCCGCTCGCGGCGCACGCTAGCCACATGGTGAACAATGTCAGCGACACGATCTGGTTCGCTCGTTTCGTGAGCCGCATATACCCTCCCTGGCAGATATCAGGAGTCCAGCGAACGTGGAAACAGTTGCCGAAGGCCTGCTTCAGCATTGTCCGGTCATGCAGACGCGAAACTCGCCCTGGGAGATGCCCTTCTTGGGACCAATCGGGCTGCTATCCCATCTCCGGCGTGGCCGCCAGCAGCGAGCGCGTGTACTCATGCGCCGGCCGGGTCATCATCTGCTCGGTCGCGCCCACCTCCACGATTTTTCCCCGGTACATCACCGCGATCCGCGAGGCCAGGTAGCGCACCACGGGCATGGAATGAGAAATGAACAGGTAGGTGAGGCCGAATTCCCGTTGCAGTTGCGCCATCAGGTTGATGATCTGAGCTCCCACGCTGACATCCAGCGCCGACACCGGCTCATCGGCAACGATGAACCGCGGCCGCAACGCCAGCGCGCGCGCAATCCCGATTCTTTGCCGCTGGCCGCCACTGAACTCGTGCGGAAACTTGGTGAGCGCCGATTCGTCCATCCCGACCGCGCGCAGCAGTTCAGACGGCGTGAGCAGCCCATCGCCTTTCGCCGCTGCGCCGTGAATCCGGCCCGGTTCGGAGAGAATGTCCTTCACCTTCATGCGCGGATCGAGCGAGCCAAACGGGTCTTGGAAGATGATCTGCATGTCGCGCCGCAAGCGGCGCATTTCCGCCGCGCCCGCCGCCAGCACGTTCACCCGATCGTCGAACCGGATGCTGCCGGAAGTCGGCGGAATCAACCGCAGCACCAGCCTTCCCAGGGTGCTTTTTCCCGAACCTGATTCCCCGACCAATCCCAGGGTCTCTCCCGGCTGAATATCGAGCGAGACATCATCGACCGCGCGCACCTCGCCCTTGGCTCGTCCTCCCCAGACGGACTCGCCGAGCGGGAAAATCTTGCTCAGGTTTCGCACTTCGACCAGTGCCATGAGCCTGCAGATTACTCGCTACCGCCCACTCGCTGCCAGTATCTTGCGCCAATGGCACGAGCCCTGAGTACCGGGTGCCACCAACCTCTTCATTCAAGAAAAAGGCCTCTCTCCGAATCAACTGCCGCAGAGAGAAGCCCTTTCTTGCGCGCGGTAAACTTGTATCAGGCTGCGATTTGCTGTTCCGGTGTTTCCAGCCGCCGAGCAGCGACGACATTCACCTTGGCGCGACGTTCGTCGTGTTGTCGCAGCAGGCGGAGCAGAAAGATCACGGCCGCGATTCCCAGGATTGCTTGCGGATTGGGCGTTGCGGCGGCGATCAACTCCGCCCGCTCCGCGCGCGCCAGCCTTTCGCCCGTCAGCTCGGTCTTCAAAAAGATTCCTCCACCCGGTTGGCCGGCGGCCATTTCCGGACCGTCCCACCCGGCGCGCGCCGGCACGGATTGCGCCGCTTCCGCCGGCGGCTGCTCAACAATCTTGCGGATGTCGGGGCGGATCGGTGTCGCCTCCGCTTCCAGTGCGGCCATGAACATGACAAATCCGGCCGCCAGAGCCATGGTCACCGCAATCCGCTTCAGTAGGCGTTTTCCAGTCACGTCAAGTTTAGATGCGCCCCGCTGCGGAAGTTTTCCTCCACCCGCAGCACTCTTTTTTTGATCATTCCGATTCGTTTCGGGCAACCAGCAGGACGTGAAGAATCGTCGTTGCCAAAATCTGCTCGGGCGCGGTATACCTCACCTCACAAGAACTGTGGGGTGACCCTTGACCACTCTCTTTTCCGCCTTGATGGCCGCTATTCGGCGGACTCTGATCGCCGGGTTCCTGCTCGTCGTGTGCTGGCCCGTGCCGGCTGCGTTTGCGCAAACGACGGCGCCGGCGCAGATTCACGCTTTGAAGATCACGATCCTTTCCACCATGATGGTTGGCGACCGCGCCGGATTCGGCGAGTGGGGATTCTCGGGCTTGGTGGAGGCCGATGGACATCGCGTGCTGGTGGACACCGGCGGGCATCCGGAGACCGTGCTGCAAAATGCGCGCGAACTGAAGGTGAATCTCTCCGATGTGAAGGATGTCATCCTTACTCACAATCACTGGGACCACGTCACCGGGCTGCTGACTTTGCGGCGTGAGCTGATGAAGAAAGATCCCGCCGCCCTGTCCGTCGTGCACGTCGGCAAAGGAATCTTCTACAGCCGCCCTTCGCCCGCCGGCGAAGACAATCCCATGATCGCCATCCGTAAAGAATACGAGGCCACCGGCGGAAAGATCATCGAGTACGACAGCGGGGCGCCGATTTTCCCCGGAGCATGGCTGACCGGACCTGTGCCGCGCAAGTTTCCGGAGCGCAATTGGAGCGTCAGCGGCAAGGTGCAAACGCCACAAGGCCTGGTGGAAGACACGATTCCAGAAGACCAGTCTCTAGTCCTCAACACGACACAAGGCATCGTCGTCGTGACCGGTTGCGGTCACGCGGGCATCGTCAACATCCTGACTTACGCCTCGCAGGAGTTTCCCAACGAGCCGGTAAACGCGATCGTCGGTGGTTTGCACCTGTTCCCCGCCTCGGATGAGCAATTGAACTGGACCGCAGACAAGCTGAAGGAATTCAAAGTGGCCAACCTGGTGGGGGCGCACTGCACCGGGATTGAGGCCGTGTATCGTGTTCGCGAGCGCGCCGCGTTGACCCGCAAGTCGGCAGTCGTCGGCACGGTCGGAGCCACCTACGTGCTCGGCGAAGGCATTCATCCGGGATCGCTGGTGAAGTAAGGGCGGGCTGAGTCGCCGCCGGAGAGGTTGTAGTAAACTTCGGCTGATTCCCCGAAAGCGAGGCTGCCGTGATCGAGTTGGCGCCTTCCATCTTGTCGGCCGATTTCGCCCACCTTGCCGAGCAGGTCCACGCCGCCGGCGAGGGCGGCGCATCGTTGCTGCACGTTGATGTCATGGACGGCCATTTCGTGCCTAACATCACCATTGGCCCGCCCGTGGTGAAGTCCTTGCGCAAGGCCACCAACCTGCCGCTCGATTGCCACCTCATGATTGAGGACCCGGACCAGTACATCCCGGCCTTCGCGGATTCCGGCGCCGACTGGATTTCCGTGCACCAGGAAGCTTGCATTCACCTGAACCGGACCTTGGAGTTGATCAAATCGCATGGCTGCCGCGCCGGGGTGGTGATCAATCCCGCCACTCCCGTTTCCACCCTCGCCGAGGTTTTCGACATCGTTGATTTCATCCTGGTCATGTCCGTCAACCCCGGATTCGGCGGCCAAAAATTTCTGCCTTCTTCGCTGCCCAAGATCGCGCGTCTGGCGGCGGTGCGCTCGGAGCGCCGCCTCGATTTTCGCATTGAAGTGGATGGCGGCATTGCCATGGACACGGTCCAGCAAGTGGTGCGTTCCGGGGCTGAGGTCCTGGTCGCGGGCAACGCGGTGTTCGGTTCCGGTGATCCCAAGAGCAATGCCCAGAGTCTCTTGAAAATGGCCATGGACGCCGCTCTGGAGAAGGTCTAGCCGGGTCCCCTCTCGGGCGCGGAGGGTCGGCGCGCGCAGCCGCTTTCCTGTAAACTATGGACAACCGTTCTCCGTGCCAACCTGGGTTCGAGAGGTATTGAGGTAGAAATGTTTCGACGTCTTCTTCCACTCTGCGTTATCTCGCTGCTGGCCGTCGCTCTTGCCGGCTGTCACAACAAGAAGGTCGTGAACCCGCTGGCCGACGTCGGATCCAAGCAGCCCGACAAAGTCCTCTTCGATCGCGCCATGGACCAGATGAAGCACAACCATATGGACCAGGCCCGGATCATTCTGCAGACGCTGATCAATACCTATCCTGACTCGGAGTACATCGCCCGCGCCAAGCTGGCGGTTGGCGATTCCTGGTACGCCGAGGGCGGATCAGCGGCCCTGGCCCAGGCTGAAAACGAGTACAAGGACTTCGAGACCTTCTTTCCCAACATGCCGGAAGCCGCGGAAGCGCAGTTGAAGATCGCCAACATCCATTATCGGCAGATGGAGAAGCCCGACCGCGACTTCACCCACGCCATGCGCGCCGAAGAGGAATATCGCAACCTGATCCAGCAGTATCCCGACAGCAAGCTGGTGCCCGAAGCCAAGGAAAAATTGCGCGAGGTGCAGGAAGTGCTCGCCGAGCGCGAATTCCGCATCGGGCGGTTCTACTATCTCCGCGAGTCCTTTCCCGCCGCCATCGCACGCTTGCAGTCGCTCGCCGATGAGTACCCGCTCTACAGTGGCGCTGACGATGCCCTGTACCTGCTCGGCGGCGCCTACGAGAAGCAGGTTGACATGATTCGTGGCTCCAAGTTCGATGAAACCACGAAGGGACGGATGATCAAGGACCTTGACGATAAGGCTGCCGCCGCTTACTCGCGCATCATCACTCGGTACCCGGTGACCGACCGCGCTGGCGATGCCCGCAAGCGGTTGGAGGCACTTCATCGTCCCGTTCCCACCGCCACGCCGGAGGCGATCGCTCTCAACAAGAAGGAAGAAGAGAGCCGCCAGCAGGCGGGCCGGTTCCACCGCATGATGCTCAACATGCATCGCGGTCCCGACACCTCGCTGGTGTCGAGAGTGGGCGAGCCTACGATGGTGGACTCCAAACCTACTAATGCACCTGATATTGTGCGTGCCAATGCCGCCTCGCTGGTGAATGCCGCCGCCGGAAGCGGCGGGGGCACAAGCAGCGTCTCCGTGGAAACAATCAAGGCGGGCGAGGCGCCGCCGCCCAACCAGCCCGTGCCGCGTAGCGATGCCCAGCCCGGCAGCACCTCACCAACCGGCAATTCCGACGACACTGGAATTCCCGAACTGAAGCCGGTGACTCCGCCCGAAGGCGCCGCCGCGGATTCCGGTTCCAGCTCTTCAGCGACGGGTTCTGCCGGCAGCGCTCCGGCGCCCCCAACCCAGGTCAACGAAGCCGCCGACCAGTCCAAAGCGCCTGCGACAGCGCAGGAGTCCACCAGTTCTTCCAACGACGCTGACAAGAGCACAACTTCAACCAGCAAGAAGAAAAAGAAGAAAGGCTTGGGGAAACTGAACCCGTTCTAGGGTCCTGAGGCAAGGCCAAGACAATGCAACGGACGCGGCGAGCCACACCTCGCCGCGTTTGCGTTCTGTGTTCCTGGCGCCCTCTGTCCGCTCATCTGTTTCTTACGCGCTGCCAGCTAATTTCCTGCTTCTTGTGCCCTGAAAGGACATGTCCCAACGCGGCTTCCGGCGGCTTCCACGGGCGCTGTTTTCATTGACTTTGCATCCGGAGTCACAGTAACGTCGGATTCACGCTCCCCCGCCATGAGGCTTTCCGTGCCTATGAAGGTACTGCTCGCGGACGACAACATTACGGCCCAAAGAATGGGCTCCAAGATACTTAGCGACGCCGGTTACACCGTGGTGGCGGTCAGCAATGGCGCCGCCGCGGTGAAGAAGATCGCCGCTGAGAAGCCGGAGCTGATCATTCTTGACGTCTACATGCCCGGCTATACCGGCCTGGAGGTCTGCGACAAGGTCAAGAGCGCCGTGGAAACCATGCGCGTTCCGGTGCTGCTTACCATCACCAACATGGAACCGTACAATGCCGCCGACGGCAACCGCGTCAAAGCCGACGGCGTGCTGGTGAAGCCGTTCGAGGCCACTGATCTGCTGTCGGTTGTGCGAAAGTTTGAAGAGAAGTTGCACGCTCCCGAGTCGCTTTACGAAAAGACCGCCAAGCTGCCCTCTGCCGATGACGAAAGTGATACGGATTGGAAAGCGGACGCCTCTCTGGAACCAGAGCCTCGGCAGCCGGCCTTCTCGCAGGAAGTTGCGCATTCGCCGGTGCTGGGCATCGAAGAGCTGCCCCCGCCGCAGGAAGAGCAAGCTGCTTCCGCGCCAGCCGCCGCGGTTGGGCAATTCGCGGTCGACAGCGCGCCCGTTTCCCATCCTGACTTCGACCTGAATGCTGCGCCCGCCTTTGATTTGCAGCAGCACACGGAAGCGGCGGCGCCGGTCGTCACCTCGGCCGCGCAAACCTCCGTTGCCGAACTGCCGTCTGAATTGGAATTCACTTCTTTGCCCCAGGCGGGCGAAGTGGAGGTTGCGCCGGCTGCCGAATTGCTACCCACGTTGCAGGAAAGCGCCGATGAAGTTGCGATAGTACAAGATCCAGCCCTGGCCACCGATCCCTCGGATTTTACCCAGTTCACTACCAAGTTCGGCCAGGAACATCCGGAGGACGTTCCCGTCGGCATTGCCATGGCAGAGCCGGATCAACTGTGCGCCGCGGACGAGCCAGTACTCGAAGATGCGACGGGCATGATGGAAGAGGCGGCCGCAGATAGCTCGGTGGTCGAACATGCGGCCGACGATCACGCTGCCGACGTCGAAGAGCCGGCGCAGGCTGAGGTCATGGGATTGGAAGCCCAGGACCACGTTCTCACCATCGAACACTCCACGCACGAAGAAGCCATGGCGGAGATTTCCGCTCTGTTGAGCGAAGCTTCCCGGATGTCAGAAACCGGCCTCAGCTACGGGGAGAGCATGCATCGCCAATTCGCGGGTGGCGCCGCCGCCGCTGCGCCCGCTCGTGAGACTGAGCCAAGAGCGGAAGTCGGTGTGGATACGCAGCCTGTGGACCTCTGGCCGCAGATGCATCCCGCGGAAGTGGTGCACCAGGACGCACCTGCGGCATGCGAACCGGAACCGCAAGCGCAGGAACCCGCGCCCCCGGCCGAAGTTGGCGTC is drawn from Terriglobales bacterium and contains these coding sequences:
- a CDS encoding DUF1259 domain-containing protein, translated to MRLTKRANQIVSLTLFTMWLACAASGQGKTADENGDWKAVEAAMGRPGKLQPDGAFKFGMPRSDLKVSVAGTPIQAGLALGSWVAFQGARDHAMVMGDLVLTDSEVGPVMLKLQQQGIEQTAIHNHLLHETPRVVYMHIAGRGDAVQMAKALHDALALTKTPSAPPASAASAQNIGIDTAQLDSILGHKGKVNGGIYQVSVPRSEKITEGGMEVPPSMGTATAINFQPTGNGRAAITGDFVLLAAEVNPVIRALRQHGIEVTALHSHMLADEPHLFFMHFWANDSALTLAKGLRAALDQTKSAGQEAKSK
- a CDS encoding ATP-binding cassette domain-containing protein codes for the protein MALVEVRNLSKIFPLGESVWGGRAKGEVRAVDDVSLDIQPGETLGLVGESGSGKSTLGRLVLRLIPPTSGSIRFDDRVNVLAAGAAEMRRLRRDMQIIFQDPFGSLDPRMKVKDILSEPGRIHGAAAKGDGLLTPSELLRAVGMDESALTKFPHEFSGGQRQRIGIARALALRPRFIVADEPVSALDVSVGAQIINLMAQLQREFGLTYLFISHSMPVVRYLASRIAVMYRGKIVEVGATEQMMTRPAHEYTRSLLAATPEMG
- a CDS encoding MBL fold metallo-hydrolase is translated as MTTLFSALMAAIRRTLIAGFLLVVCWPVPAAFAQTTAPAQIHALKITILSTMMVGDRAGFGEWGFSGLVEADGHRVLVDTGGHPETVLQNARELKVNLSDVKDVILTHNHWDHVTGLLTLRRELMKKDPAALSVVHVGKGIFYSRPSPAGEDNPMIAIRKEYEATGGKIIEYDSGAPIFPGAWLTGPVPRKFPERNWSVSGKVQTPQGLVEDTIPEDQSLVLNTTQGIVVVTGCGHAGIVNILTYASQEFPNEPVNAIVGGLHLFPASDEQLNWTADKLKEFKVANLVGAHCTGIEAVYRVRERAALTRKSAVVGTVGATYVLGEGIHPGSLVK
- the rpe gene encoding ribulose-phosphate 3-epimerase yields the protein MIELAPSILSADFAHLAEQVHAAGEGGASLLHVDVMDGHFVPNITIGPPVVKSLRKATNLPLDCHLMIEDPDQYIPAFADSGADWISVHQEACIHLNRTLELIKSHGCRAGVVINPATPVSTLAEVFDIVDFILVMSVNPGFGGQKFLPSSLPKIARLAAVRSERRLDFRIEVDGGIAMDTVQQVVRSGAEVLVAGNAVFGSGDPKSNAQSLLKMAMDAALEKV
- a CDS encoding outer membrane protein assembly factor BamD, encoding MFRRLLPLCVISLLAVALAGCHNKKVVNPLADVGSKQPDKVLFDRAMDQMKHNHMDQARIILQTLINTYPDSEYIARAKLAVGDSWYAEGGSAALAQAENEYKDFETFFPNMPEAAEAQLKIANIHYRQMEKPDRDFTHAMRAEEEYRNLIQQYPDSKLVPEAKEKLREVQEVLAEREFRIGRFYYLRESFPAAIARLQSLADEYPLYSGADDALYLLGGAYEKQVDMIRGSKFDETTKGRMIKDLDDKAAAAYSRIITRYPVTDRAGDARKRLEALHRPVPTATPEAIALNKKEEESRQQAGRFHRMMLNMHRGPDTSLVSRVGEPTMVDSKPTNAPDIVRANAASLVNAAAGSGGGTSSVSVETIKAGEAPPPNQPVPRSDAQPGSTSPTGNSDDTGIPELKPVTPPEGAAADSGSSSSATGSAGSAPAPPTQVNEAADQSKAPATAQESTSSSNDADKSTTSTSKKKKKKGLGKLNPF
- a CDS encoding response regulator, producing the protein MKVLLADDNITAQRMGSKILSDAGYTVVAVSNGAAAVKKIAAEKPELIILDVYMPGYTGLEVCDKVKSAVETMRVPVLLTITNMEPYNAADGNRVKADGVLVKPFEATDLLSVVRKFEEKLHAPESLYEKTAKLPSADDESDTDWKADASLEPEPRQPAFSQEVAHSPVLGIEELPPPQEEQAASAPAAAVGQFAVDSAPVSHPDFDLNAAPAFDLQQHTEAAAPVVTSAAQTSVAELPSELEFTSLPQAGEVEVAPAAELLPTLQESADEVAIVQDPALATDPSDFTQFTTKFGQEHPEDVPVGIAMAEPDQLCAADEPVLEDATGMMEEAAADSSVVEHAADDHAADVEEPAQAEVMGLEAQDHVLTIEHSTHEEAMAEISALLSEASRMSETGLSYGESMHRQFAGGAAAAAPARETEPRAEVGVDTQPVDLWPQMHPAEVVHQDAPAACEPEPQAQEPAPPAEVGVDTQPLDSFPPEPSEDTAEAEPRETEHPAEAGGITQKLVAQFAAELEAAHMEAPPEGEPTESPATGTAAPFSMMDEQRVAEAVKHVLDRYKDELISAIVRELKG